The nucleotide sequence TTACTTTCCGAATCGCGGCCGTTACGGGTACTACCGCCAGCTTTTTTATGTGCCATTAGATATTACTCCTTAATTAACCGCTGATCGCTGTGATCTTCACTTCAGTGAACCACTGACGATGACCAGCTTGCGAACGTGAGTGCTTACGTCGGCGGAACTTAACAATCTTGACCTTAGGGCCACGACCGTGAGTTACCACTTCCGCTTGAATTTTACCGCCTTCAACGAATGGTGCGCCAACTGTAACG is from Echinimonas agarilytica and encodes:
- the rplU gene encoding 50S ribosomal protein L21; translated protein: MYAVFQSGGKQHRVAEGQTVRLEKLDVETGSAVEFDKVLLVANGENVTVGAPFVEGGKIQAEVVTHGRGPKVKIVKFRRRKHSRSQAGHRQWFTEVKITAISG